A genomic region of Thermus hydrothermalis contains the following coding sequences:
- the folK gene encoding 2-amino-4-hydroxy-6-hydroxymethyldihydropteridine diphosphokinase: MLAYVGLGSNLGDRAGYLLAAVSLLSRLPKTRLLRLSPVYETAPVGPPQPPYLNLVAELDTGLDPRELLQALLEVERALGRERKERWGPRTIDLDLLLYGDLVLEEEGLQVPHPRLHERAFVLVPLLDLLPEGRHPVLGVRFAELLAALDASGVSPLVL, encoded by the coding sequence GTGCTGGCCTACGTGGGGCTGGGTTCCAACCTGGGGGACCGGGCGGGCTACCTCTTGGCCGCCGTGTCCCTCCTCTCCCGCCTGCCCAAGACCCGTCTTCTCCGCCTTTCTCCCGTGTACGAGACGGCGCCCGTGGGCCCCCCGCAACCCCCCTATTTGAACCTGGTGGCGGAGTTGGACACGGGTTTGGACCCCAGGGAGCTCCTCCAGGCCCTCCTGGAGGTGGAAAGGGCCCTGGGCCGGGAGCGCAAGGAGCGCTGGGGCCCGAGGACCATTGACCTGGACCTCCTCCTCTACGGGGATCTGGTCCTGGAGGAGGAAGGGCTTCAGGTGCCTCACCCGAGGCTCCACGAGCGGGCCTTCGTCTTGGTGCCCCTTCTGGACCTCCTCCCCGAGGGGCGGCACCCGGTGCTGGGGGTACGCTTCGCCGAGCTCTTGGCGGCCCTTGACGCCTCCGGGGTTTCGCCCCTTGTGCTATAG
- a CDS encoding S1 RNA-binding domain-containing protein, with protein MEIEAGSIVEGRVVRVTDFGAFVELPGGEQGLVHISQIAHEFVKNVRDFLNEGDIVQVMVKGRDAKGRLDLSIKDLTPAPEGAPPPRPRRLPKQSPEFENKLKSFLRGTGGFGGGKGKKGGRKKR; from the coding sequence GTGGAGATAGAAGCGGGAAGCATCGTGGAAGGCCGCGTGGTGCGGGTGACGGATTTTGGCGCCTTTGTGGAGCTGCCGGGCGGGGAGCAGGGGCTCGTGCACATCTCCCAGATCGCCCACGAGTTCGTGAAGAACGTCCGGGATTTCCTCAACGAGGGGGACATCGTGCAGGTGATGGTGAAGGGCCGGGACGCCAAGGGGCGGCTGGACCTTTCCATCAAGGACCTGACCCCGGCCCCCGAGGGGGCGCCCCCGCCCCGGCCCAGGCGGCTCCCAAAGCAGTCCCCGGAGTTTGAGAACAAGCTCAAGAGCTTCCTCCGGGGTACCGGGGGGTTCGGCGGCGGGAAGGGCAAGAAGGGCGGCCGCAAGAAGCGTTAG
- the trxA gene encoding thioredoxin, with translation MAKPLEVTDQNFDELLGGHPLVLVDFWAEWCAPCRMIAPILEELAQEYEGKLVVAKLDVDENPKTAMRFRVMSIPTVILFKNGQPVEVLVGAQPKRNFQAKIEKHLPQA, from the coding sequence ATGGCGAAGCCCCTCGAGGTCACCGACCAGAACTTTGACGAGCTCTTAGGCGGTCACCCCTTGGTCCTCGTGGACTTCTGGGCGGAGTGGTGCGCCCCTTGCCGCATGATCGCCCCCATCCTGGAAGAGCTGGCCCAGGAGTACGAGGGCAAGCTGGTGGTGGCCAAGCTGGACGTGGACGAGAACCCCAAGACGGCCATGCGCTTTCGGGTGATGAGCATCCCCACGGTGATCCTCTTCAAGAACGGCCAGCCCGTGGAGGTCCTGGTGGGGGCCCAGCCCAAGCGCAACTTCCAGGCCAAGATAGAGAAGCACCTGCCCCAGGCATGA
- the plsX gene encoding phosphate acyltransferase PlsX, which produces MRIALDAMGGDRAPEVTVQGALLAAQEGVEVLLVGEEGRLNAELARLGGRLPVYHAPDWIPMEEHATEVRKRRQSSIWVALELLKRGEVEAVVSMGHTGATMAAALFVLGRVKGVERPALLVEFPSLKGRTFLLDGGANADCRPPFLVQFAAMGLAYAEASGVPSPRVGLLSIGEEEGKGNALVQEAYPLLKEALGPRFFGNVEGRDIFLGTAEVVVTDGFTGNVALKLAEGEAKVLFTWIKEAFASSPWARLGALLARGALRRVKERVDPSQYGAMPLLGVEGAVFIGHGSADALAVKNALLRAKALVEAGLLARVREALAALHV; this is translated from the coding sequence ATGAGGATCGCCCTGGACGCCATGGGGGGGGACCGGGCCCCGGAGGTCACGGTCCAAGGGGCCCTCTTGGCGGCCCAGGAGGGGGTGGAGGTCCTTTTGGTGGGGGAGGAAGGGCGCCTTAACGCCGAGCTTGCCCGCTTGGGGGGCCGCCTCCCCGTATACCACGCCCCGGACTGGATCCCCATGGAGGAGCACGCCACCGAGGTGCGGAAGCGCCGGCAAAGCTCCATCTGGGTGGCCCTGGAGCTCCTCAAGCGGGGCGAGGTGGAGGCCGTGGTCTCCATGGGCCACACCGGGGCTACCATGGCGGCGGCCCTCTTCGTCCTGGGGCGGGTGAAGGGAGTGGAGCGGCCCGCCCTTCTCGTGGAGTTCCCGAGCCTAAAGGGGCGCACCTTCCTCCTGGACGGGGGGGCCAACGCCGACTGCCGCCCCCCCTTCCTGGTGCAGTTCGCCGCCATGGGCCTGGCCTACGCCGAGGCGAGCGGCGTGCCAAGCCCCCGGGTGGGCCTCCTTTCCATCGGGGAAGAGGAGGGAAAGGGAAACGCCTTGGTCCAGGAGGCCTATCCCCTCCTCAAGGAAGCCCTGGGTCCCCGCTTTTTCGGCAACGTGGAAGGGCGGGACATCTTCTTGGGCACGGCGGAGGTGGTGGTCACGGACGGCTTCACGGGCAACGTGGCCCTGAAGCTGGCGGAAGGGGAGGCCAAGGTCCTCTTCACCTGGATTAAGGAGGCCTTCGCCTCGAGCCCCTGGGCGAGGCTGGGGGCCCTCCTGGCCCGGGGCGCTTTGCGCCGGGTGAAGGAGCGGGTGGACCCCTCCCAGTACGGGGCCATGCCCCTTCTCGGGGTGGAGGGGGCGGTCTTCATCGGCCACGGCTCGGCGGACGCCCTGGCGGTGAAAAACGCCCTCCTGAGGGCCAAGGCCCTGGTGGAGGCGGGGCTTCTTGCGCGGGTGCGGGAGGCTTTGGCCGCCCTACACGTCTAG
- a CDS encoding archease, with protein MVVRLLDHTADIGFEVEAESLEGLFQAALKGLLAVMFQNPPEGGKRRRRLSLWAEDLDTLLVRYLNELIYLIQTKGFVPGRARVRVLPEEGGFRLLASLQGEPFQEAFGFQGEVKSATFHGLHVGQEGGRWRARVILDV; from the coding sequence ATGGTGGTGAGGCTTTTGGACCACACCGCCGACATCGGCTTTGAGGTGGAGGCGGAAAGCCTCGAGGGCCTCTTCCAAGCCGCCCTAAAAGGGCTTTTGGCGGTGATGTTCCAAAACCCGCCGGAAGGGGGCAAAAGGAGGCGGCGCCTTTCCCTTTGGGCGGAGGACCTGGACACCCTCCTGGTGCGCTACCTGAACGAGCTCATCTACCTCATCCAGACCAAGGGCTTCGTGCCCGGAAGGGCCCGGGTGCGGGTTCTCCCGGAGGAAGGGGGGTTTCGCCTCCTGGCAAGCCTCCAGGGCGAGCCCTTCCAGGAAGCCTTCGGCTTCCAAGGGGAGGTGAAGAGCGCCACCTTCCACGGCCTCCACGTGGGCCAGGAAGGGGGAAGGTGGCGGGCCCGGGTGATCCTAGACGTGTAG
- a CDS encoding PIG-L deacetylase family protein has protein sequence MDLLVVVPHPDDESFGAGGALLLAKAAGLRTGILTLTRGEAGRTLGLCPPEALPQVRTEELSRAAKLLRVDFLEVLSFPNGLPREVGAGERGKAQGEGLLDHPEAEEAIRSRLQTLRPRFVVTFPPDGINGHPDHVAASRYAQGAAQGLARVVYMVRPEGPYPPTHRLRLPEWALKEKLRAIAQHRTQALSVLAFLERHPERLWTETFHVVGEKGLVEGPWW, from the coding sequence CTGGACCTCCTGGTGGTGGTCCCCCACCCCGACGACGAGAGCTTCGGGGCCGGGGGGGCGCTCCTTTTGGCCAAGGCGGCGGGGCTTCGGACGGGCATCCTCACCCTCACCCGGGGGGAGGCGGGGAGGACCTTAGGCCTCTGCCCCCCAGAGGCCCTTCCCCAGGTGCGCACGGAGGAGCTCTCCCGGGCGGCAAAGCTCCTCCGGGTGGACTTCCTCGAGGTCCTCTCCTTCCCCAACGGCCTGCCCCGGGAGGTGGGGGCGGGGGAGCGGGGGAAGGCCCAAGGGGAAGGCCTTTTGGACCACCCCGAGGCGGAGGAGGCCATCCGGAGCCGCCTCCAAACCCTAAGGCCCCGCTTCGTGGTCACCTTCCCCCCCGACGGCATCAACGGCCACCCCGACCACGTGGCGGCGAGCCGCTACGCCCAAGGGGCGGCCCAGGGCCTCGCCCGGGTGGTCTACATGGTGCGCCCGGAAGGGCCCTACCCCCCAACCCACCGCCTGCGCCTCCCCGAGTGGGCCCTAAAGGAAAAGCTCAGGGCCATCGCCCAGCACAGGACCCAGGCCCTATCCGTCCTCGCCTTCCTGGAGCGGCACCCGGAGAGGCTCTGGACGGAAACCTTCCACGTGGTGGGGGAAAAGGGCCTGGTGGAGGGGCCATGGTGGTGA